The sequence TTCAAACCCGAAACTAAGACCCTTCGTCCGCAGATCCGCTTGATGGTGAATGGGCAGGACGTGGGGTTCTTGAACGGAATGGATACGGCGCTCAAAGATGGCGATGAGGTTTTGCTGCTTCCACTCGCAGCGGGCGGATAGCAAGGGGAACGGAAGTTGCGAACGCCGTCATGCATTCAACTAACCGATTTCCCTGAATATAAGCGTTTGCGCCAACCGTTGGCGCAAACGCGTCGGCCGGCATGATTTAATCTTCCCGCTGCCTTTGCAGTTCCCGCCACCGGCTGTAAGAGGCCATGCGGGAGAGGGCTTTGACCGCCCGCTCCGGCGTGAGAAACGAAACGGCTTTATAGGGGCTCCCCTCGACATCGTTTACGGTATGGATGTTTTCCTCCTGCATCAGCGGCACCCCGATAATCGGCTTGCCGGTCTTTTCCATCAGATGAGCCGTGTGAGCAAGAAATTTGTTTTCAAACTCTTCCAGCAATTGAGGAACCGCGGAGAGAAAATTCTGATCCGCTTCCGGGTCGGATATTCTGACGTCCTTGATCATCTTGCGCAGCGAAGAAAGCCTTCCGGAAATTCCCAGATGCAGCACCGCGTCGCAGCCGTCCCATTGGGATAATTGTTCCAGAACGAACATCGGGATATTCGGGTCAAACTCTCCGACCAGATCAACCGGGTTGGAATGGCTCCAGTAGGGGGGGAGAACCTTGTTGATGTTGGCGATCAGTTCCGGGGAGAGCTTGGGGATGAGGAGGCCGTTTTCCGCGCAGAGATCGGTAGTGACAACGCCCCAGCCGCCCCCCAGCGTCATGATCGCGACGCGGTTGCCGCGGGGGAGGGGCAGCGAGGAGAAGGCCGCGGACGCATCGAGCATCTCGATCGGCTGCTCCGCGATCACTATTCCCGCCTGACGCGCCGCCGCGTTGAAGACCTTGGCGTTGGAGGCGAGCGCGCCGGTATGACTGACCGCAGCGTGATGCCCGGCCTCCGTCCTGCCTCCCTTCAGCATTACCACTGGTTTGAGCAAGCCGACGCGCCGCGCGGATTCAAAGAAACGACGGCCGTTTTTAATGCTTTCCAAATAAATCACGACCGTCTTGGTCAACTCATCGACCTCGAAGGCCTCCATGTAATCCTCGATCGTAATCATGGCCTCATTGCCCGAGCCGCCAAAGGCGCGGATGCCGACCCCTTCGCGTTCCGCAAATTCCAGAAGCTGAACGCCGAGATTTCCCGACTGCGAGATCAGCGTCGTTGTCCCGGGTTTGGGGTGCACATTGGCCCCTCCGCAGCAAAGCAGGTCATTGTGCGGGTTGCAAAGACCCATGGTGTTCGGGCCCATGATCAGGATATCGGCGGCCCGGGCCGCCTGCACCAGTTCATCCTGCAGCCTGCGGCCCTCTGCGCCGGTTTCCGCAAAGCCGGAGGTGATCAGCAGCATGTTCTTTATTCCCTTCGCCTGTAATTGCGGGATGAGTTCGATCACCCTGTCTTCGGGGATTGTGACTACGGCGAGGTCAACAAAACCGGGTATTTCCGCTACCGATTTGAAGGCCGTTCTGCCGGCAATTGTCCCGCCCCGGGGATTGACCGGGTAAACCTCGCCCGCGAATCCGCCGGCGATAATGCTGCACATCATTCGGTATCCCCATTTGGTGAAGGCGTTTGACGCCCCGATAACCGCGATCGAGCGCGGATAGAAAAACTTGCCGATGGCGGATGCAGCGATCGCGGGGAGGTATTTTTTGGGGGCTGGCTTCTCGCCGAGGACAACCAGAGCGTCAACGGCCACTGCCCGGCCTTCGGGACCGACCAAAAGCGGGTTGATGTCAATTTCCGTAATGTCCGGGATTTCCATGCCGATGCGGGACAAGCCCAGCAGGGTGCTGACGATCCGCTTTCGTTCCACCGCCTGTTCGCCGCGGAAAGCCCCCAGGAGTTTTCGGGAACGTATCTCATTTATCATCTGCTCCGCATCGTTTTTAGTCAATGGGGCGACGCGAAAAACAGCGTCGTCAATGGCTTCCGTGAATACGCCGCCCAGTCCGAACATGACAATCGGTCCGAACTGGGGATCGTGAAACAATCCGGCCACAAACTCCCGATGTCCGGAAAGCATCGGCTGGATCAGGTATCCCTCCAGATCAGCGCCTGCCGAGGTCGCCGCGGCCCTTGCCGCTTTTTCCACCGCCTCTGCACTGTTCAGGTTAAGGAAAACAAGACCCCGCTCGGTCTTATGCGCAAGTTTTGTTCCCAACCCCTTCAGAACGACGGGGAACCCTGTATCTTTAGCAGCCTGGATTGCATCCTCCGGAGAAACTGCGATACGTTCCTCCACCACCGGCACGGCGAATTGCCGGAGAACTTCTTTTGATTCTGCCTCGGTCAAAGATCCGCGGCCTTCCGCTTTGGCGGCGCTGATTATTTCCAATGCCTGCATATTGTCTCCCTATCGATAAATGTCGCAATTTATTTAATAATAACAATGCCATCGCGTTAACTACAACAACGCTGGCGGCTCTATATCATAAATGGTAGCCGAAGCCAATAAAGATTGGCGCTGGACAAGTTTTGAAGGCGATCCCTTGCAAGTATTCAAAATGCGGAATTTAATTGATAAAATAGATAGTTGAAGGTGATATTTCAACTAAGACGGGAGTGAATCTTTAATATTTGGAGGCTGCGCAGAGGGAGCGCGGGAAACGAAAGTTTGTCTTGACAACCGGAATATCTACAGGGTAGCATCCGCGCCGGAACTGCTGTAAAGATATACATCACCATGCTGTTTCAAGAAGGTTAAGGGTGCAAAAACCGAAACAATATAATCGAAATTCATAAAGGCGGAGAATGGAAATAAGGCGTGAACAATTGGTAATCGATCCCCTCAAATGTACCGGGTGTCAACAATGCTTGCTTGCCTGTTCGATGAAACATCAGGGAAATGTAAATTCCCGGTTGGCCTTGCTTAAAATCCTCAGGCTTGAAGTCCAGGAGGTTGACGTCCCTGTCATCTGCATGGCGTGCGATAACGCCCCCTGCATCAAGGTGTGCCCAATGAATGCGCGGGTGCGACAGGAAAATGGGACGGTTATAACTAACCCGGATGTCTGTATCGGGTGCAGGGCGTGCGTTTATATCTGCCCGGTCGGCAGCCCGTCGGTAAACCCTTATACGGGGCAGACGATGACCTGCGATATGTGCAAAGACGATGCGGCCGGACCCTGGTGTGTAACCGCCTGTCGCGAGGGGGCCCTTAAAATCAGCAAAGAGGATGCGCTGACAAAGGGAGTGGTGAGAAAACGGGCGGAGCGCTCAAGAGCCATATATCCAAATAATTTCAGGATGAATACAACATGAAAACGCAGTTTAATGTTCACAAGGTAGTTATTGTGGGAAACGGGATTGCCGGCAATCGGGTGGCTTCTGAACTGCGGGAAAGGGACAAGGAAATCGAGATATGCATCCTTTCCGCCGAGGCTGTTCCGGAATATGATCCCTGCTCGCTTCCCTATTATCTTGCCGGCAATATCGGGAAGAAAGATGTTTTCAAAAAAACCGTTGAAGATTACAAGCGGCTTGACATCGATATTATGTTCAATAGCAAGGTTGCTGCCATCAACCCGGAGGCCAAGAATGTCACAACCGAAGAGGGCGTGGAAATAGGCTACGACAAACTCGTGCTGGCCCATGGCGGGGCCCTTTTCTTTCCCCCGATTGAGGGGATTCGCAACGAAGGCGTATTTAGTTGCAAACAGGTGTCGGAAGCGGAAAAGCTCGAAGCTCACAAAGGCAGCAAAGCGGTCGTGATCGGCTCCGGAGCGATCGGGATAGAAGCGGCGGAGGCATTGAAGAAAAAGGGTTATGAGGTTCACATCATTGAGCTTCTGGGATGGATTCTGCCGGTCCTGTTTGATGAACCCACCGCCAGGATACTCGAAGCGGCGATGGAGGGGTACGGGATTCATATTCATACCGGGGAAAAGGTTCTCCAGATTAAAGGGGAGGCGAAGGTTGCAAGCGTTGTCACGGACAAACGGGAGATCGAATGCGACACGGTTGTAGTTGCAACGGGCGTGGTTCCGGGAACGGCGCTTGCCAAAACCGCGCAGATCGAAACGGGGCGCGGCATCAAGGTCAACAGGAAGATGGAAACCTCGGTTTCCGATATTTATGCCTGCGGGGACTGTGTCGAAACCTTTGATGCCTGTACCGAAGAGACAGTCATGTTTCAGTTGAAGCATAACGCGATTGAGCAGGCGCAAATCGTGGCCAGAAACATCCTGGGAGATGACGTCAAATACCTGGGCGCCTATGCGTTTGCGCGAGTGCATTTTTTTAACACCCATGCGTCCACCTTCGGTAAAACCATGCGGGCAACCGCGTGCATGCTGGGGAAATCCGAGCTTATCGAAAAGCAGAGCGGCGGTGATTATTTGCGGATTGTTTTGCTGGACGGCAAGGTGCTGGGCGGCCAGGCCATCGGCAAGTACGCCGAGGCCATTGGCGCATTTATTGGCGCCATGTGGCGAAAAGACGATTTGGACCAATTGAGGGCCAAATGGCGCCAAATTCCGCAAGCAGGCGCCGCTTCCGCGTGGCCTTTGATCCGGCTGGGCCAGCTTATCGGATCATCTGTACAGAATTGATGCTCCATTTCCATAATGACTGTTTATCGGGGATTTATCGTCGGGGAAAAACAGTTGCACTAAATCAGATCAATCAACCTTTGGAAAAGAGGTGCCATTTATGAAACTCAAGGACAAGATCGCGCTGGTAACCGGAGGCAGCCGGGGAGTGGGCAGGTCGGTCGCCCTCGCCTACGGGAAGGAGGGGGCCAAGGTTGTAGTCAACTATACCTCCAATGAAAAGGCGGCCCAGGAGGTTGTGGAGGCCATCGCCGCAATGGGGAGCGAGGCCATTGCCGTTAAAGCGGATGTCGCCTGCAAGGCCGACGTGGAAAGCCTTTTTGCCGCGGGAATGGAGCGGTTCGGCAGGCTGGATATCCTGGTCAACAATGCGGGATTTACCAGACCCGCCCTGCTGCTCAAGATGACGGAAGAGCAGTGGGATCAGGTGGTTGACATTCACCTGAAGGGCGCCTTCCTCTGTACCCAAGCCGCCGCCAATCTGATGAAGGGGCAAAACAGCGGGAAAATCATCAACGTCATGTCGGTTGCCGGCCTGGTGGGAACAGTCGGGCAAATCAACTACAGCGCCGCCAAGGGGGGCGTCCTGAGCATGACCAAATCCATTGCCCGGGAACTGGCCCGCTACAACATCTGCGCCAATGTCATCTCCCTCGGCATCGTAGCCACCGACATGTCCGAGAAGATCAGAACGGATGAAAAGCTGGCGGAGATCTACATGAACCGGATTTTGCTCAAACGCTTTGCCGAGGCCGGGGATATTGCCCCCGCTTTTGTATTTCTCGCCTCGGACGACGCCAATTACATTACCGGTCAGCTCCTCTGCGTCGATGGCGGCTACGGAATGATCTGAGATGTTTTCCCTGGCATGTTAATAAACTTGTCAAGGCAAGATGGACCATTATGGCCATAAATGACTTGATAAAAAACATAAGGAGGAGAAAATGGCAGGATTACCCGATAAGATAAAGACATGGCAAATGGTTCAGCCGACTGTCTTCAACCGGGAGACTAAGGAAACCACGCCTGGAAAACTGCAAAAAACAGAGATTCCAGTGCCAGATTTGAAGCCCGGGGAGGTGTTGGTAGAGGTAGCCGGCTGCGGGGTGTGTCACACGGACTTGGGGTATTTTTATGACGGCGTTCCGACTGTCTCCAAACCGCCGTTAACCTTGGGGCATGAGATCTCGGGGACAGTGGTTGCCGGGGATGCCAAATGGATCGGGAAAGAGGTTATCATTCCAGCGGTTATGCCGTGTCGTCAGTGCTACCTCTGCAAAACGGGGAGGGGGAACCGGTGCCTGGATCAGAAGATGCCCGGAAACAGCATCGGCCTGTATGGAGGTTTTTCCAGCCATATCCCGGTCCCCAGCGTTGATCTGTGCGAAGTAAAAAACCGGGGCAACATTCCGTTGTCCCATCTTGCCGTTGTCGCCGATGCCGCCACCACGCCCTATCAGGCCGCCAAAAGGGCCGACCTGCAGCCGGGCGACAATGTGATAGTGCTTGGCATTACCGGGGGAGTAGGACAGTATATGGGGCAGGTCGCCAAGGCCCTGGGCGCCAAGACGGTCATCGGCATCGCCCGCAATCAGGAAAAACTCGATAAGGCGCTGAAATTCGGAGCGGATTTTGTCATCAACACAACGGGCAAGGACACAGGCGCAGTGGTCAAAGAGTACCGGGGACTCTGCAAGGCAAACGGTCTTCCCAATACCGGCTGGAAGATATTCGAGGTGACGGGTTCCAAGGCGGGCCAGGAAATCGCGCTGGCCCTCTTGAGCTTTACCGGGAAATTGCTGGTAGTGGGATACGGCGTAAGCTCGGTGGAATACAACATCAGCCGGCTTATGGCCTTTGACGCAGAGATTATTGGGACCTGGGGATGTCTCCCCGAGTATTACCCGATTGTTCTGGACATGGTGCTGAGCGGAAAGGTCAATCTCGAGGAGTTCGTCGAGACGCGCCCGATGAGCACAATCGAGCAGACCTTTGCCGAGAACCATAAGACGCCGCCGATGAAACGGATTGTACTGATCCCCGATTTCTGAAAGCGGCTGGGACGGGCTTTCGCGAACAAGGACTGAAGAGAGACGATAAATTCAAACAACAAGGAGAGACGCTATGACATTAAAGGGTTTGGAATGGCTGCCGCGGGAAGACGGCATCAAGGATCACGCGTTGCATACGGACAAGCATTGGGGAACGGAAGCGCCCTGTACGGTCTATGAGAAAAGGCCCCTTACCGATCCCACGGGGAAGGTCGTCGATGGCCTCTTTACCGCGTGGATTCGCCTCAACAACCCCAAACAGTTCAATTCCTACACGACAGAAATGGTCAAAGGGGTGATTGCCGGTTTTGAAAACGCGTCGTTAGACAGAAGCGTTGTGGCTGTGGTCTTCACGGGCACGGGCCCCTACGCGTTTTGCACCGGCGGCAACACCAAGGAGTACAGCGAGTATTACAGCATGAGGTCCGACGAGTACGGGCAGTACATGGAACTCTTCAACCACATGGTTGATTCCATCCTCTTCTGCAAAAAGCCGGTTATCTGCCGGGTGAACGGCATGCGGGTGGCCGGTGGTCAGGAGATTGGCATGGCGTGCGACCTTGCCGTATCCTCGGATCTGGCGATCTACGGTCAGGCGGGTCCGCGACATGGTTCCGCCCCGGTCGGCGGCGCCTCGGACTTTCTGCCCTGGTACCTCGGCATCGAAGACGCCATGTGGAACTGCGTCTCCTGTGAGATGTGGTCGGCCTACAAGATGAAGGCGAAGAATCTGATCAGCAAGATTGTTCCCGTACTGAAGGTGGATGGGAAATGGGTGCGCAATCCCCAGGTCATCACGGATGTTTACGTGCAGGACGGCGAGATCGTTTACGGCGAAAACAAAACCGGCGAAGAAGCCAAGGCTGCCCGTGAATTTGTCAAACTGCATCAGCCCAATGCCGATTTCGAACTCCTCGACAAGGAGGTTGACAAGATGGTCTGGACGTTCGCCAATTTGTTCCCCGGTTGCCTGATGGAGTCGATTGACAGCGTCCGCCAGAAGAAGAAATTCTTCTGGGATACCATGAAAAATGCCCATCGCCACTGGCTGGCTGCCAACATGGGCGGCGAGGCCTTCCTCGGCTTCGGGGCCTTCAACTCGAAGAAGATCACCGGCAAGGACACTATTGATTTCATCAAGTTCCGTCAGAATATCGTCGAAGGCAAGGCCTGGGATATGGAGATGTTCTCGGGAGTTCTGGGGAAACCTCTTTAACAGGGGTTTTTAAAGACGCACTATGGCTAGCGAAGAGGCAGGCATGTTCCCGAAAAAGAGACCTGCCTGCCTCTTTTTTATGTAAAAAAAGGAGCTAAAATACCATGAGTTATGAGCATATTGAAGCGGCAATGCAGGATGGCCTGGGAACCATAACCCTCAACCGTCCGCCGGTGAACGTCCTGAACATCGCCATGATGAAGGAGATCAATGGGGTGCTGGACGCATGGAGAGGCCAGAAGGATTTGAAGGCAGTTCTGTTCCAGGCAAAAGGCAAATGCTTTTCCGCCGGCGTGGATGTAGGGGAACACATGGGCGATCTGGCGCCGAAGATGATCGACGCCTTTCACGGCATGTTCCGCCGGATGGAGAAAA comes from Syntrophobacterales bacterium and encodes:
- the oah gene encoding 6-oxocyclohex-1-ene-1-carbonyl-CoA hydratase; amino-acid sequence: MTLKGLEWLPREDGIKDHALHTDKHWGTEAPCTVYEKRPLTDPTGKVVDGLFTAWIRLNNPKQFNSYTTEMVKGVIAGFENASLDRSVVAVVFTGTGPYAFCTGGNTKEYSEYYSMRSDEYGQYMELFNHMVDSILFCKKPVICRVNGMRVAGGQEIGMACDLAVSSDLAIYGQAGPRHGSAPVGGASDFLPWYLGIEDAMWNCVSCEMWSAYKMKAKNLISKIVPVLKVDGKWVRNPQVITDVYVQDGEIVYGENKTGEEAKAAREFVKLHQPNADFELLDKEVDKMVWTFANLFPGCLMESIDSVRQKKKFFWDTMKNAHRHWLAANMGGEAFLGFGAFNSKKITGKDTIDFIKFRQNIVEGKAWDMEMFSGVLGKPL
- a CDS encoding FAD-dependent oxidoreductase — its product is MKTQFNVHKVVIVGNGIAGNRVASELRERDKEIEICILSAEAVPEYDPCSLPYYLAGNIGKKDVFKKTVEDYKRLDIDIMFNSKVAAINPEAKNVTTEEGVEIGYDKLVLAHGGALFFPPIEGIRNEGVFSCKQVSEAEKLEAHKGSKAVVIGSGAIGIEAAEALKKKGYEVHIIELLGWILPVLFDEPTARILEAAMEGYGIHIHTGEKVLQIKGEAKVASVVTDKREIECDTVVVATGVVPGTALAKTAQIETGRGIKVNRKMETSVSDIYACGDCVETFDACTEETVMFQLKHNAIEQAQIVARNILGDDVKYLGAYAFARVHFFNTHASTFGKTMRATACMLGKSELIEKQSGGDYLRIVLLDGKVLGGQAIGKYAEAIGAFIGAMWRKDDLDQLRAKWRQIPQAGAASAWPLIRLGQLIGSSVQN
- a CDS encoding acetate--CoA ligase family protein; the protein is MQALEIISAAKAEGRGSLTEAESKEVLRQFAVPVVEERIAVSPEDAIQAAKDTGFPVVLKGLGTKLAHKTERGLVFLNLNSAEAVEKAARAAATSAGADLEGYLIQPMLSGHREFVAGLFHDPQFGPIVMFGLGGVFTEAIDDAVFRVAPLTKNDAEQMINEIRSRKLLGAFRGEQAVERKRIVSTLLGLSRIGMEIPDITEIDINPLLVGPEGRAVAVDALVVLGEKPAPKKYLPAIAASAIGKFFYPRSIAVIGASNAFTKWGYRMMCSIIAGGFAGEVYPVNPRGGTIAGRTAFKSVAEIPGFVDLAVVTIPEDRVIELIPQLQAKGIKNMLLITSGFAETGAEGRRLQDELVQAARAADILIMGPNTMGLCNPHNDLLCCGGANVHPKPGTTTLISQSGNLGVQLLEFAEREGVGIRAFGGSGNEAMITIEDYMEAFEVDELTKTVVIYLESIKNGRRFFESARRVGLLKPVVMLKGGRTEAGHHAAVSHTGALASNAKVFNAAARQAGIVIAEQPIEMLDASAAFSSLPLPRGNRVAIMTLGGGWGVVTTDLCAENGLLIPKLSPELIANINKVLPPYWSHSNPVDLVGEFDPNIPMFVLEQLSQWDGCDAVLHLGISGRLSSLRKMIKDVRISDPEADQNFLSAVPQLLEEFENKFLAHTAHLMEKTGKPIIGVPLMQEENIHTVNDVEGSPYKAVSFLTPERAVKALSRMASYSRWRELQRQRED
- a CDS encoding 3-oxoacyl-ACP reductase FabG; amino-acid sequence: MKLKDKIALVTGGSRGVGRSVALAYGKEGAKVVVNYTSNEKAAQEVVEAIAAMGSEAIAVKADVACKADVESLFAAGMERFGRLDILVNNAGFTRPALLLKMTEEQWDQVVDIHLKGAFLCTQAAANLMKGQNSGKIINVMSVAGLVGTVGQINYSAAKGGVLSMTKSIARELARYNICANVISLGIVATDMSEKIRTDEKLAEIYMNRILLKRFAEAGDIAPAFVFLASDDANYITGQLLCVDGGYGMI
- a CDS encoding 4Fe-4S dicluster domain-containing protein; protein product: MEIRREQLVIDPLKCTGCQQCLLACSMKHQGNVNSRLALLKILRLEVQEVDVPVICMACDNAPCIKVCPMNARVRQENGTVITNPDVCIGCRACVYICPVGSPSVNPYTGQTMTCDMCKDDAAGPWCVTACREGALKISKEDALTKGVVRKRAERSRAIYPNNFRMNTT
- the had gene encoding 6-hydroxycyclohex-1-ene-1-carbonyl-CoA dehydrogenase, translating into MAGLPDKIKTWQMVQPTVFNRETKETTPGKLQKTEIPVPDLKPGEVLVEVAGCGVCHTDLGYFYDGVPTVSKPPLTLGHEISGTVVAGDAKWIGKEVIIPAVMPCRQCYLCKTGRGNRCLDQKMPGNSIGLYGGFSSHIPVPSVDLCEVKNRGNIPLSHLAVVADAATTPYQAAKRADLQPGDNVIVLGITGGVGQYMGQVAKALGAKTVIGIARNQEKLDKALKFGADFVINTTGKDTGAVVKEYRGLCKANGLPNTGWKIFEVTGSKAGQEIALALLSFTGKLLVVGYGVSSVEYNISRLMAFDAEIIGTWGCLPEYYPIVLDMVLSGKVNLEEFVETRPMSTIEQTFAENHKTPPMKRIVLIPDF